GCCGCCGACGGCGCGGGTGTCGTTGCGCAGCAAGTAGGCGGGGTGAAACATCGGCATCAGGTAAGCCGAATACAGGGCCTCACGCTGCCTGTAGTCATGCCAAACGCCGCGCAGCTTGGTGATGCCCTGACGGGTTTGCAGCAGGTACTGGGTGGGCGTGTTGCCCAGCGAGACGATCACGCGGGGGCGCAGCAGGGCCAGTTGCGGCTCCAGCCACAGCGAAGTGCAGGTCTCACTTTCCAGCGGCAGCGGCGTGCGGTTGCTCGGCGGGCGGCATTTGACGATGTTGGTGACGTACACTTCGTCCCGGCTGAGCTGCACGGCGCTCAGAATCTTGTCGAGCAGTTGGCCGCCGCGCCCCACGAAAGGCCGCCCGATTCGGTCTTCGTCGCC
The window above is part of the Deinococcus detaillensis genome. Proteins encoded here:
- a CDS encoding uracil-DNA glycosylase, whose translation is MNLPSADFAQLAALAEQNKSCQACELRLGCTQVVVSDGNPEAHLVIIGEGPGGDEDRIGRPFVGRGGQLLDKILSAVQLSRDEVYVTNIVKCRPPSNRTPLPLESETCTSLWLEPQLALLRPRVIVSLGNTPTQYLLQTRQGITKLRGVWHDYRQREALYSAYLMPMFHPAYLLRNDTRAVGGPKSLTWQDIKEVRSVLDGKTPQGLGDLRAESGQETLF